A region from the Hypericibacter adhaerens genome encodes:
- a CDS encoding DUF1214 domain-containing protein has protein sequence MKCVWNRRVSRRAAGRLAVLGLALAGSLSLVGCEALNQTLNPPKLADQDVTDAYIYLLGRMLVVRQEQQDLGADFKWNQILHREPGGVNWVSPNLNVAYSEAWVAIDESSCTLVTLPSIKDRYYTVQIVNGWGETVANINERTYPEHPAGQFALCLKGTNMLLESSVQRVDLPSRKSRVLIRVELGSDEAQAVRLQRKITMIATGTPSVEPTFDQPAFDNDNLPGVEAFDRAEALLASEPDINPGMEAVQAKLHAVVKAAADPKQRAHIDQVVHEQSIPQFRADVEKMGATGNGWTRPIVVGNYGSDYVSRSVADYAFLWANNAGEAVYFNTSTDGEGAALDGGTVYTMTFPKDQLPESLVRYFWSVVAVDSAEYRVIDNPIKRYLLSSQSNLKANKDGSLTLVFAPKRPSGVPKGNWLPTPAGKGYNLTFRFFGPAQAITSGEYFPPPLLKKE, from the coding sequence ATGAAATGCGTGTGGAACCGGCGCGTCTCGCGCCGCGCGGCCGGCCGTCTGGCCGTTCTGGGCCTGGCCCTGGCGGGTTCCTTGTCGCTGGTCGGCTGCGAGGCCCTGAACCAGACGCTCAACCCGCCCAAGCTCGCCGACCAGGACGTCACCGACGCCTATATCTACCTGCTGGGCCGCATGCTGGTGGTGCGCCAGGAGCAGCAGGACCTGGGCGCCGACTTCAAATGGAACCAGATCCTCCATCGCGAGCCGGGCGGCGTGAACTGGGTTAGCCCCAACCTCAATGTCGCCTATAGCGAGGCCTGGGTGGCGATCGACGAATCGAGCTGCACGCTCGTCACGCTGCCCAGCATCAAGGACCGCTACTACACCGTCCAGATCGTCAATGGCTGGGGCGAGACCGTCGCCAATATCAACGAGCGCACCTATCCCGAGCATCCCGCCGGCCAGTTCGCGCTCTGCCTCAAGGGCACCAACATGCTGCTCGAGAGCAGCGTGCAGCGCGTCGACCTGCCGAGCCGGAAGTCGCGGGTCCTGATCCGGGTCGAGCTCGGCTCCGACGAGGCCCAGGCGGTGAGGCTGCAGCGCAAGATCACCATGATCGCGACCGGCACGCCCTCGGTCGAGCCCACCTTCGACCAGCCGGCGTTCGACAACGACAACCTGCCCGGCGTCGAGGCGTTCGACCGCGCCGAGGCGCTGCTGGCGAGCGAGCCCGACATCAATCCCGGCATGGAAGCGGTCCAGGCCAAGCTCCATGCGGTGGTGAAGGCGGCCGCCGACCCGAAGCAGCGGGCCCATATCGACCAGGTGGTCCACGAGCAGTCGATCCCGCAATTCCGTGCCGACGTGGAGAAGATGGGGGCCACCGGCAATGGCTGGACCCGCCCGATCGTGGTCGGCAATTACGGCTCCGACTATGTCAGCCGCAGCGTCGCCGATTACGCCTTCCTCTGGGCCAACAATGCCGGCGAGGCCGTCTATTTCAACACCAGCACGGACGGCGAGGGCGCGGCCCTCGATGGCGGCACGGTCTATACGATGACCTTCCCGAAAGACCAGCTTCCGGAAAGCCTCGTGCGCTATTTCTGGTCGGTGGTCGCGGTGGATTCGGCCGAGTACCGGGTGATCGACAACCCGATCAAGCGCTACCTGCTCTCGAGCCAGTCGAACCTGAAGGCGAACAAGGACGGCTCGCTGACGCTGGTGTTCGCGCCCAAGCGACCCTCGGGCGTGCCCAAGGGGAACTGGCTGCCGACGCCGGCGGGCAAGGGCTACAACCTCACCTTCCGGTTTTTCGGCCCGGCGCAGGCCATCACCTCGGGCGAATATTTCCCGCCGCCGCTGCTGAAGAAGGAATAG
- a CDS encoding DUF3572 domain-containing protein, with product MARIDPAPDPETLALMALAYIAGDGDLLDRFLALSGLDLDGLRGRAQDPTLLGATLDFLLAHEPDLLAFAAASQVKPEIIAAARRKLPGGTVEG from the coding sequence ATGGCCCGTATCGATCCCGCCCCCGATCCCGAGACCCTGGCGCTGATGGCGCTCGCCTATATCGCCGGCGATGGCGACCTGCTCGACCGCTTCCTGGCGCTCTCCGGGCTCGATCTCGATGGCCTCAGGGGCCGGGCCCAGGACCCGACGCTCCTCGGCGCCACGCTCGATTTCCTCCTCGCCCACGAGCCCGACCTCCTCGCCTTCGCCGCCGCCAGCCAGGTGAAGCCGGAGATCATCGCCGCCGCTAGGCGCAAGCTGCCGGGGGGCACGGTGGAGGGGTGA
- a CDS encoding alpha/beta hydrolase: protein MIAGLHRRKRLVPPILAVLLVLGGLSLGGCSPTVMAEGPPVTMPHDGSDKLVMADGTALPLRQWLPEGRPRAVILALHGFNDYSNAFEEPGAEWARQGIATFAYDQRGFGYAPDFGYWAGTDTMVDDLRSAAALVRARYPGTPLYLLGESMGGALIMTAETSPQPPDCDGIILAAPAIWGRELQGPIASGALWFFAHTMPWGKLSGANLNVMPSDNIPMLRALGADPHVIKETRIDAVYGLVDLMDKALAAAPKLAESRALVLYGVREEVLPSSAAMTMLRRLPPAPTGPRIALYTSGYHMLLRDLDGGLVRGDVAAWVLNPGIAALPSGADARAEAALKTDAPTLKSVNQAAVP, encoded by the coding sequence TTGATCGCCGGGCTGCATCGCCGCAAGCGCCTGGTTCCGCCGATCCTGGCGGTGCTGCTGGTTCTGGGCGGGCTCTCGCTCGGCGGCTGCAGCCCGACCGTGATGGCGGAGGGTCCGCCGGTGACGATGCCCCATGATGGCAGCGACAAGCTGGTGATGGCCGACGGCACGGCGCTGCCGTTGCGCCAGTGGCTGCCGGAGGGACGCCCGCGTGCCGTGATCCTGGCGCTCCACGGCTTCAACGACTATTCGAACGCCTTCGAGGAACCGGGCGCCGAATGGGCGCGGCAAGGCATCGCCACTTTCGCCTATGACCAGCGCGGCTTTGGCTACGCGCCGGATTTCGGCTATTGGGCCGGGACCGACACGATGGTCGACGATCTGCGCAGCGCCGCGGCGCTCGTCCGCGCGCGCTATCCCGGCACGCCGCTCTATCTCCTGGGCGAGAGCATGGGCGGCGCCTTGATCATGACCGCCGAGACTTCGCCGCAGCCGCCGGATTGCGACGGCATCATCCTCGCGGCACCGGCGATCTGGGGCCGCGAGCTGCAGGGCCCGATCGCCTCGGGCGCGCTCTGGTTCTTCGCCCACACCATGCCCTGGGGCAAGCTCAGCGGCGCCAACCTCAATGTGATGCCCTCGGACAACATCCCGATGCTGCGGGCGCTGGGCGCCGATCCGCATGTCATCAAGGAGACGCGCATCGACGCGGTCTATGGGCTGGTCGACCTGATGGACAAGGCGCTCGCCGCGGCGCCGAAGCTTGCGGAGTCGCGCGCCCTCGTGCTCTATGGCGTGCGCGAGGAGGTGCTGCCCTCGAGCGCGGCGATGACGATGCTGCGCCGCCTGCCGCCGGCACCGACGGGCCCGCGCATCGCGCTCTACACCTCCGGCTACCACATGCTGCTGCGCGACCTCGACGGCGGGCTGGTGCGCGGGGACGTCGCGGCCTGGGTGCTGAATCCCGGCATCGCCGCACTGCCCTCCGGCGCCGACGCCCGCGCCGAAGCGGCCCTCAAGACCGACGCGCCGACGCTCAAGAGCGTGAACCAGGCGGCGGTACCGTAA
- a CDS encoding ABC transporter ATP-binding protein has translation MDPAQAAVAIRGLNKIYRRKKGGDKQALFDIDLTIGRGELFGLLGPNGAGKSTMINIMAQLVNKTSGEVRVWNHDLDREPRQVAASIGVVPQELNIDPFFTPRELLDLQAGLYGVPRAERRTAELLAAMRLTEQADSYARSLSGGMRRRLMVAKSMVHTPPVLVLDEPTAGVDVELRQQLWAYVRELNRAGTTVLLTTHYLEEAEELCGRIAIINHGKLIACDTTSALLARLDSKEIVFILGSDLAEPPATLARWDATLLAPRRLRLRYRPSSTRVSEILAYLQAARLEVVDISTLETDLEDIFLQLTRRDDGEAAAPQRGGIP, from the coding sequence ATCGACCCGGCCCAGGCCGCGGTCGCGATCCGGGGATTGAACAAGATCTATCGGCGCAAGAAGGGCGGCGACAAGCAGGCGCTGTTCGACATCGACCTGACCATCGGGCGCGGCGAGCTGTTCGGCCTGCTCGGCCCCAACGGCGCCGGCAAATCGACCATGATCAACATCATGGCCCAGCTCGTGAACAAGACCAGCGGCGAGGTCCGCGTCTGGAACCACGATCTCGATCGCGAGCCGCGCCAGGTGGCGGCCTCGATCGGCGTGGTGCCGCAGGAGCTGAACATCGATCCCTTCTTCACCCCGCGCGAGCTCCTGGATCTGCAGGCCGGGCTCTATGGCGTGCCGCGCGCCGAGCGGCGCACCGCGGAACTGCTGGCGGCGATGCGCCTCACCGAGCAGGCGGATTCCTATGCCCGCTCGCTCTCCGGCGGCATGCGCCGGCGCCTGATGGTGGCGAAGTCGATGGTGCATACCCCGCCGGTGCTGGTGCTGGACGAGCCCACGGCGGGCGTCGATGTCGAGCTGCGCCAGCAGCTCTGGGCCTATGTGCGCGAGCTCAACCGCGCCGGCACGACGGTGCTTCTGACCACGCATTATCTCGAGGAGGCCGAGGAGCTCTGCGGGCGCATCGCCATCATCAACCATGGCAAGCTCATCGCCTGCGACACGACCTCGGCGCTGCTGGCGCGCCTCGACAGCAAGGAGATCGTCTTCATCCTCGGCAGCGACCTGGCCGAACCGCCGGCCACGCTCGCGCGCTGGGACGCGACCCTGCTGGCGCCGCGCCGCTTGCGGCTGCGCTACCGCCCCAGCAGCACGCGCGTGAGCGAGATCCTGGCCTATCTGCAAGCGGCGCGGCTCGAGGTGGTTGACATCTCCACGCTCGAGACCGATCTCGAGGACATCTTCCTCCAGCTCACGCGCCGCGACGATGGCGAGGCGGCCGCGCCGCAGCGAGGCGGCATCCCTTGA
- a CDS encoding zinc-finger domain-containing protein — protein MTTATQLREPFETIQTDSRTVACDGGDGPLGHPRVFLEIGPSGSVECPYCSRLYVLKTGAGTGGH, from the coding sequence ATGACAACGGCGACGCAGCTTCGCGAACCTTTCGAGACCATCCAGACCGACAGCCGGACAGTCGCCTGCGACGGCGGCGACGGCCCGCTGGGCCATCCGCGCGTCTTTCTCGAGATCGGTCCCTCGGGCAGCGTCGAATGCCCCTATTGCAGCCGGCTCTATGTGCTGAAGACCGGCGCCGGGACCGGCGGCCACTGA
- the polA gene encoding DNA polymerase I — MSAAKTSKTESEPKKPDHVFLVDGSGYIFRAFHALPPLTRADGTPVNAVLGFTNMLLKLISDTDAEYIAVLFDAARKNYRNEIYPEYKAHRPPPPPELIPQFALIRDATKACNVPQLEMEGFEADDLIATYAKQAAEAGAQVTIVSSDKDLMQLIGPHVGMLDPIKNRPIGPAEVEEKFGVGPDKVVDVQSLAGDSTDNVPGVPGIGVKTAAELIKTYGSLDELLERAGEIKQPKRREALQQNAELARISRDLVRLKNDVPVKQPFTAFARREPDAATLIPFLEENQFRSVLARVQGQFAKKSAGEAAAADGVGKGHAAAKQAAAAAKPAGEAAYKLVTTEAELAGWIAEAREKGAVAFDTETTSIDPMRASLVGFSLALEPGRACYVPVGHRGGPPPGQLDLGGDGEGGLLPDQIPVAKAVALLKPMLEDPAVLKIGQNIKYDMLIMAAHGIEIAPYDDTMLISYVLEGGKHGHGMDELSELHLNHRTIHYEDVAGSGKSQLTFDRVPLDKALAYAAEDADVTLRLHQVLKPQMLAERLDSVYETIDRPLVPVVGAMERNGVRLDRKALQDLSADFATRLVELEKQIHKLAGHEFNIGSPKQLGEVLFDEMGLGGGKKGKTGAYATGADVLEELAAQGHDLPARVLDWRQLAKLKSTYTDALQEQINPKTGRVHTSFALAATSTGRLSSNDPNLQNIPVRTEEGRKIRRAFVAEKGCVLLSVDYSQIELRLAAHMAEVPQLKDAFRHGADIHAMTASQVFGVPVEGMDPMVRRRAKAINFGIIYGISAFGLGQQLGIPQGEARAYIDAYFKRYPEILGYMDRTKKFARDHGYVLTLFGRRCHVPGILDKNPARRSFMERAAINAPLQGTAADIIKRAMIRVPPALAKAKLQARMLLQVHDELLFEVPKAEAKDTAALVKKVMEAACAPALELDVPLVAETGTADNWADAH, encoded by the coding sequence ATGAGCGCGGCCAAGACCAGCAAAACCGAGAGCGAGCCGAAGAAGCCCGACCATGTCTTCCTGGTCGACGGCTCGGGCTACATCTTCCGCGCCTTCCACGCCCTGCCGCCGCTGACGCGCGCCGACGGCACGCCGGTCAATGCGGTGCTGGGCTTCACCAACATGCTGCTGAAGCTGATCTCGGACACGGACGCCGAGTATATCGCCGTGCTGTTCGACGCGGCGCGCAAGAACTACCGCAACGAGATCTATCCCGAATACAAGGCGCACCGCCCGCCGCCGCCGCCCGAGCTCATCCCCCAATTCGCCCTGATCCGCGACGCGACCAAGGCCTGCAACGTGCCGCAGCTCGAGATGGAGGGCTTCGAGGCCGACGATCTGATCGCGACCTACGCGAAGCAGGCGGCCGAGGCCGGCGCGCAGGTCACCATCGTCTCCTCCGACAAGGACCTGATGCAACTGATCGGGCCGCATGTCGGGATGCTCGACCCGATCAAGAACCGGCCGATCGGCCCGGCCGAGGTCGAGGAGAAGTTCGGCGTCGGTCCCGACAAGGTGGTCGATGTGCAGTCGCTCGCGGGCGATTCCACCGACAATGTCCCGGGCGTGCCCGGCATCGGCGTCAAGACCGCGGCCGAGCTGATCAAGACCTACGGCTCGCTGGACGAGCTCCTGGAGCGCGCGGGCGAGATCAAGCAGCCCAAGCGGCGCGAGGCGCTGCAGCAGAATGCGGAGCTCGCGCGCATCAGCCGCGACCTGGTGCGGCTCAAGAACGACGTGCCGGTGAAGCAGCCCTTCACCGCCTTCGCGCGGCGCGAGCCCGACGCGGCCACGCTGATCCCCTTCCTCGAGGAGAACCAGTTCCGTTCGGTGCTGGCGCGCGTCCAGGGCCAGTTCGCGAAGAAGAGCGCCGGCGAAGCCGCCGCGGCCGACGGCGTCGGCAAGGGCCATGCGGCCGCGAAGCAGGCGGCGGCCGCGGCCAAGCCCGCGGGCGAGGCCGCCTACAAGCTCGTCACCACCGAGGCGGAGCTCGCCGGCTGGATCGCGGAAGCGCGCGAGAAGGGCGCCGTCGCCTTCGACACCGAAACGACCTCGATCGATCCGATGCGCGCCTCGCTGGTGGGGTTCTCGCTGGCGCTCGAGCCGGGGCGCGCCTGCTATGTGCCGGTCGGCCATCGCGGCGGGCCGCCGCCAGGGCAACTCGATCTGGGCGGGGACGGCGAAGGCGGACTCCTGCCCGACCAGATCCCGGTCGCGAAGGCAGTCGCGCTCCTCAAGCCGATGCTCGAGGACCCGGCGGTCCTCAAGATCGGCCAGAACATCAAATACGACATGCTGATCATGGCGGCGCACGGGATCGAGATCGCGCCCTATGACGACACCATGCTGATCTCCTATGTGCTGGAGGGCGGCAAGCACGGCCATGGCATGGACGAGCTCTCCGAGCTCCATCTCAATCACCGCACGATCCACTACGAGGATGTCGCCGGCAGCGGCAAGTCGCAGCTGACCTTCGACCGCGTGCCGCTCGACAAGGCGCTGGCCTATGCGGCCGAGGATGCCGACGTCACCTTGCGGCTGCATCAGGTGCTGAAGCCGCAGATGCTGGCCGAGCGGCTGGACAGCGTCTACGAGACCATCGACCGGCCGCTGGTCCCGGTGGTGGGCGCCATGGAGCGCAACGGCGTCCGGCTCGACCGCAAGGCGCTGCAGGATCTCTCGGCCGATTTCGCGACGCGGCTGGTCGAGCTCGAGAAGCAGATCCACAAGCTCGCCGGCCACGAGTTCAATATCGGCTCGCCCAAGCAGCTGGGCGAGGTGCTGTTCGACGAGATGGGGCTGGGCGGCGGCAAGAAGGGCAAGACCGGCGCCTATGCCACCGGCGCCGACGTGCTGGAGGAGCTGGCGGCGCAGGGGCACGACCTGCCGGCGCGCGTGCTCGACTGGCGCCAGCTCGCCAAGCTCAAGAGCACCTATACCGACGCGCTGCAGGAGCAGATCAACCCGAAGACGGGCCGGGTCCATACCAGCTTCGCGCTGGCGGCGACCTCGACGGGCCGCCTCTCCTCGAACGATCCCAACCTGCAGAACATCCCCGTGCGTACCGAGGAGGGCCGCAAGATCCGCCGCGCCTTCGTGGCGGAGAAGGGCTGCGTCCTGCTCTCGGTCGATTACTCGCAGATCGAGCTGCGCCTGGCCGCTCATATGGCCGAGGTGCCGCAGCTCAAGGATGCCTTCCGCCATGGCGCCGACATCCATGCCATGACCGCGAGCCAGGTCTTCGGCGTGCCGGTCGAGGGCATGGACCCGATGGTGCGCAGGCGTGCCAAGGCGATCAATTTCGGCATCATCTACGGCATCAGCGCCTTCGGGCTGGGCCAGCAGCTCGGCATCCCCCAGGGCGAGGCCCGAGCCTATATCGACGCCTATTTCAAGCGCTATCCCGAGATCCTGGGCTATATGGACCGCACGAAGAAGTTCGCGCGCGACCACGGCTATGTGCTGACGCTGTTCGGCCGGCGCTGCCATGTGCCGGGCATCCTCGACAAGAACCCCGCGCGCCGCTCCTTCATGGAGCGCGCCGCGATCAACGCGCCGCTGCAGGGCACGGCCGCCGACATCATCAAGCGCGCCATGATCCGCGTGCCGCCGGCGCTCGCCAAGGCGAAGCTCCAGGCCCGCATGCTGCTGCAGGTCCATGACGAGCTCCTGTTCGAGGTGCCGAAGGCCGAGGCCAAGGACACCGCGGCGCTGGTGAAGAAAGTCATGGAAGCGGCCTGCGCGCCCGCGCTCGAGCTCGACGTGCCGCTCGTCGCCGAGACCGGCACCGCCGACAACTGGGCCGACGCGCACTGA
- a CDS encoding YMGG-like glycine zipper-containing protein, with the protein MKTVALALSLISMLLLAACSGMNNTEQRVVSGAAIGAGAGALVGAVTPLSIGAGALIGAGAGAAGGYIVDQTHK; encoded by the coding sequence ATGAAGACCGTTGCATTGGCCCTGAGCTTGATCTCGATGCTTCTGCTGGCCGCTTGTTCGGGCATGAACAACACCGAGCAGCGCGTCGTCTCCGGTGCCGCGATCGGTGCCGGCGCGGGCGCCCTGGTGGGTGCCGTCACGCCGCTGTCCATCGGTGCCGGGGCGCTGATCGGCGCCGGTGCGGGTGCCGCCGGCGGCTACATCGTCGATCAGACCCACAAGTAG
- a CDS encoding invasion associated locus B family protein, with protein sequence MIQRPWHRLTATSLLLAASTLVAASTTEIPANAGAPEATQIAQAAEAPADSGAGLLPGGATSLTETYGDWVVACAQPQGIKRCTLSQQQTDKASKQRLLAVELMAMAGDKAEGMLILPFGLLLDPGIALQIDEAAPGPARHFRTCLPAGCFVPLAFDAKMIDALRKGKLLKVNATAAADGKPIAFGISLAGFGGAFARTVKLAQQPAAATD encoded by the coding sequence ATGATCCAACGACCGTGGCACCGTCTGACCGCGACGAGCCTGCTGCTGGCGGCTTCGACTCTCGTCGCCGCTTCCACCACCGAGATCCCCGCCAATGCGGGAGCGCCGGAAGCGACCCAGATCGCCCAGGCGGCGGAGGCACCGGCCGACAGCGGCGCCGGACTGCTGCCGGGCGGCGCCACCTCGCTCACCGAGACCTATGGCGACTGGGTCGTCGCCTGTGCGCAGCCGCAAGGAATCAAGCGCTGCACGCTCTCGCAGCAGCAGACGGACAAGGCCAGCAAGCAGCGTCTGCTCGCGGTCGAGCTCATGGCCATGGCCGGCGATAAGGCGGAAGGGATGCTGATCCTGCCCTTCGGCCTGCTGCTCGATCCGGGCATCGCCCTGCAGATCGACGAGGCGGCGCCGGGACCGGCCCGGCATTTCCGCACCTGCCTGCCGGCGGGCTGCTTCGTACCGCTCGCGTTCGACGCCAAGATGATCGACGCGCTGCGCAAAGGCAAATTGCTGAAGGTGAATGCGACCGCCGCCGCCGATGGCAAGCCGATCGCCTTCGGCATTTCGCTCGCCGGCTTCGGCGGCGCCTTCGCGCGGACCGTGAAGCTGGCCCAGCAGCCGGCAGCGGCGACGGATTGA